One Verrucomicrobiota bacterium genomic window, CGAGGGCGCCGGTCGGAACACGCGAGGGCGCGTGTGCTCCCCAATTGGGACTGCATAACTGACGAAGCTTTGCACCTGTCGTGCCAATGACGATCATTCGGGGAAAAGCCGTTGAATTCGCGGATTTCGCAGCACGCGGCACTTCGACCAGGCGTCAAGTTGTTCGCTTTCGGGATGATTGTGTCCCAGCGCTGGGACGTTTGCGGGAACTGACCCAAACTCCAAGAGGAATTCTTGCGCCCAACGATGCGGTCGGCGAGGATCATCCGCTATGAAGACGGCGGCCATCATCGGCGCGTCCAACAACCGGAACAAATTTGGCAACAAAGCAAGGTTGCGATGAACTCTGGCTCAATCCGGGGGCGGAATCGGATGAAGTCGTCGCCAAAGCGGAACGGCTTGGCCTGAATGTCATCCAGGCCTGCAGCATCGTCGGGCATGGCGTCTCGCCAGTACGCGCTAGTCTCAGGAGTCCTGATCGCGTGGAAGACCATTGAGCCTGGATTGGCTCGAACACGAGGCGCAGGTCGGTTCCGGGAAAGGCGGTTTCGCTTTCGTTCAACTCGGCACAGAGGTGTTCGAGGACTTGATCGTGTGCGGCGGAACTCAAGCGGTGCAGCCGAACCTTCAGCGTTTGATACGGCAGTTCAGCGCAGCATATTCCAGCACGGCTCGTCCCCGACGAGAACATCCGTCGGTCCGCTCCCAAAGCTTCTCCTGCTTGATCGATTCAGTGTGGCCGTCACAGAAAGCGACATTGAATTCATGGCCTTCTGAGCCGATAAAAGCTGCTGCGATTGGACGGCTTGATCGTGACGCTGTTCCAGTCTCCCGCGACGGACGGTGACTCTGCCACTTTCAACCAGACGGCCGCAGGAGCAAGGTTGTCAGTCGTCTCCAGGATGAAGCCCGGCGATGAAGCTGGCCACGAGAGAATCAGCGAGTCGCTTGTCGCGTGGCGCGTGACCATGAGCTTTGTCGAAAGCGCCGCTGCGCTCACCTGAAGGCATTGCGAGAATTGCGAGGTGTTGCCCCTGGCATCGTTCGCGGTGGCGGTGATGAATCGGCCAGCGGCAGCACTCGCCGGGAAGGTCACGTTGAAACTCGCTTCGCCGTTGGCGTCCGTGGTCACTTCCACTGAGCCGAGAAAGTTCTCACCTTCCCCGTACCCGGAAGCTGAGCACTCGCGGTTGTCATAGAAATCGAGATCGAAAACGGAATTCGCCCGACTCTGGAGCGTGCCCTGCACCGTCACGTCTTGGCCAGTGCTGACGGCGGAAGCGAGCACGGGAAAATTCTGCTTGTTATTGGGGCCACCGTCGGCATCGCCCGCGTCGTTGAGGATCACCTTGCCTGAGCCGAAATCGATGGCCAAGCCTGAGTTGCCCAAGATTGAGTTGCCTCGAATCGCGTTGCGGGTTCCATCCGCGATCATCACACCCGGGCCGCTGTTAAACGCGATCGTGTTTCCGGCGGCTGGCCCGGGACCGCCAATGGTGTTGAGGGTAGCGCCGAGGTCGATCCATATTCCGGCCTCTTCGTTACCCAAAGCCCGGCGGCCTGAGACATCCGTTCCAATGAAATTGCCCTGGATCACATTGCTGCTTGTGCCCGTTGTCAGGTAGATGCCACTGTAGCTGTTTCCGGCAATTAAATTTCGGGCGGCTTCGTTGGTTCCACCGATTGTGTTATTCGAACCGCCCCCAATTCCGATCCCAACGCCGTTGCCTAACGCGATCGTGCCTGTGGCGTCTGTTCCGATAAAATTGCCTTGCACTAAATTGTTCCTTGCCCGGTAGAGTGTTAATCCATTGCGTTGGGTGTTGCCTGAAATGCCTGAAATGACGTTTCGCGCTTCGGGAGTTGTCCCGCCGAGCAAGTTGTTGGACGAGTTTTCAATCCATACGGCGCTATAATTAGGCAGCGCGATCTCTCCAGTCACTTCCGTCCCGATATAGTTGGCCTGGATGACATTTCCGGACGAAACGATCAAGAGACCG contains:
- a CDS encoding CoA-binding protein — protein: MATKQGCDELWLNPGAESDEVVAKAERLGLNVIQACSIVGHGVSPVRASLRSPDRVEDH